The Oryctolagus cuniculus chromosome 12, mOryCun1.1, whole genome shotgun sequence genomic interval GCAGGCTGAAATATTCCATATATTGTACATGTACCTAGCTCAAAACGTTCCATGTCTCCCAACAACTCCCAACAACTGGTGGGCAACCCAGGACTGCTCGCATCGCAGGCCCAACTGACTGGTACGCCCATGGCCAGCAGAAGCAACAGCATCCATTCTCCCATCACAGCGGGAATGACATGATCTGGCTTGAATTAGAAAGCATCATTCTGACTGTGGTGTTGAAAATAAACCTGAGGATGGAGCAGTAGGACAAGGGGAGAAGAAGCAGAGACCAGTTTGGACATCAGTGCAGTATTCTGGGCATGGTGCTGACAGTTGAGGTGGTGAAAAGAAGTCAGAGCCCAGGTATAATTTGAAGGAAGAGCTGAGAGAATTTTCCGACTGATTAGAAGGAGGGAGCAAGAGAAGAGTCAGGATTTTTTCGTCTGAGCAGTAGGAAGGGGAGGGATAAGTTGAAGGAAAAGATTAAGTTTTAAATGTTAGATTTCAGACATCTAACCTGCAAGATGTCAGTTACTTGGATTGGCACTTGGACATATGAAGGTATTGcagaaaattaatggaaaatgggattaaaagataagtttattttggtacaagaaatttttaaatctatgcctagttttttcataataaacattttccatgaactttttggagatgcTTCATATATACCTTCTGTTCTGATGAAAAGTCTGAAATGGAGATACAGTTTGGGAATAGTCAGCATGTAAATTGAATTTAAAGGCTTGAGATTGTGTGAGATCACTTAGGAGTAAATAGAGATGAAGAGGTGTGAGGACTGGGACCTTAAGGCACTTCCATCATCTAAGGATCAGGGAGATAAAAAGGAAGGCAGCCAGTGAGATAGAAGGAGAGCCAAGAACGGGGCCCTAGGTATCATGGGGAGAACATGTGTCAAGGAGTCACTGACTAGTTTATGCTGCTAAGAGCCCAAGTCAGATGAGCCCTGAAATTCACTGTTGGATTTAGCAACATGGTTGTTGGTGTTTTCCTTGAAAAGCTCTGTTATGTTTTCTCATACAGTCACAAAGGTACTAGGATCTGAAAACCAAGTTGTCTGGACCTAAGTACTTAATAAATGGAACTGTTGGGCGTTTCTTGCCCTAGGCGGTGTTGTGAAAAATCCTGAGATCCCAAGAAGGACACAAAATAAGAAAGTTAGGCATCTCTGCTTTGGAGGGTTACGTTAACTGAGAAAATGGAGGTGACTGCCTACCTTTTTCTTTGTGCTAAAAAGCTTGACTTAGTGATCTTAAGTCTGATTAAATTATATGCAGTTACTAAGCTTTTCCTGACAATGTTGTTCAACATAAAATGAAGACAACTTTATCCTACAAAATGTCAGTAATACATCTTGCATGCATTTTTCTTCTTGCCTCCGTAGGTATGGTCTGAATATGCGTTGCCTGGCAGCTCGGGTCAACTATAAGACTTTGATTATCATCTGCGCACTCTTCACTTTGGTCACAGTACTGTTGTGGAACAAGTGTTCCAGTGACAGAGCGATCCAGTTTCCCCGGCACCTGAGTAGTGGCTTCAGAGTGGATGGATTAGAGAAGAGAGCAGCAGCGTCTGAGAGTGACAACTATGTGAAGCACATGGCCAGACAGCAGTCTGAGGAGGCCTTCCCTCAGGAGCAGCAGAAAGCGCCCCCTGTGGTGGGAGGCTTCAATAGCAACGGGGGAAGCAAGGTGTTAGGGCTCAAGTATGAAGAAATTGACTGTCTCATAAATGATGAACACACAATTAAGGGGAGACGAGAGGGGAATGAAGTCTTTCTGCCATTCACTTGGGTCGAGAAATATTTTGACGTTTATGGAAAGGTGGTTCAGTACGATGGCTATGATCGATTTGAGTTCTCTCATAGCTACTCCAAAGTCTATGCACAGAGA includes:
- the GLCE gene encoding D-glucuronyl C5-epimerase isoform X2, which codes for MRCLAARVNYKTLIIICALFTLVTVLLWNKCSSDRAIQFPRHLSSGFRVDGLEKRAAASESDNYVKHMARQQSEEAFPQEQQKAPPVVGGFNSNGGSKVLGLKYEEIDCLINDEHTIKGRREGNEVFLPFTWVEKYFDVYGKVVQYDGYDRFEFSHSYSKVYAQRAPYHPDGVFMSFEGYNVEVRDRVKCISGVEGVPLSTQWGPQGYFYPIQIAQYGLSHYSKNLTEKPPHIEVYETAEDRDRSSKSGDWTVPKGCFMASVAEKSRFTNVKQFIAPGLLVNALVCNGPGVLDSP